One window from the genome of Leptospira broomii serovar Hurstbridge str. 5399 encodes:
- a CDS encoding THUMP domain-containing class I SAM-dependent RNA methyltransferase gives MTFHASCGDGLSFLLKEEVEEAGLEVLSENRGGVFFKGPAKKVRDFCLGSGIASGISFELSSWGDIQEPDDLYEVAAMYPFEKLLSPGTRFRIDASTKDTLPDSRYATYRLKDAIFDRFRAKGLDLPEADRDEPEVLFYLRSRMDQAKLFLALHAQPLQRRGHERQGGEAPIRETLAQALLRFSGWKVNEPLYDPFCGSGTLLIEAALRVRNGGWVNYRSLSRSSIFSRLFGSFKPSEQTSKEAGPILFGSDVSEEAIELAKENAKEAGVSDLIRWDVFPAQSPPEDFPFKNGKIVTNPPYGVRIGDKETVAELYAEWGTTLKERFKETDVALVAGDPSLLGNLKLKASREQSVTIAKLKGKLVAYRID, from the coding sequence CTGACGTTTCATGCATCTTGCGGAGACGGACTTTCATTTCTTTTAAAAGAAGAAGTCGAGGAAGCGGGTTTGGAAGTCTTATCGGAAAATCGCGGCGGCGTTTTCTTTAAAGGACCGGCAAAGAAAGTAAGAGATTTTTGCTTAGGTTCCGGAATTGCATCAGGTATCAGCTTTGAACTTTCCTCTTGGGGAGACATCCAAGAACCGGACGATCTTTACGAAGTCGCTGCGATGTATCCGTTCGAGAAATTACTTTCACCGGGAACTCGTTTCAGAATTGACGCCAGCACGAAGGATACCCTACCCGATTCACGTTATGCTACCTATCGATTAAAGGACGCCATCTTTGACCGATTTAGAGCAAAGGGTCTGGACTTACCCGAAGCGGATCGTGACGAACCGGAAGTCCTGTTTTATCTACGTTCCAGAATGGATCAGGCGAAATTGTTTTTAGCACTTCACGCGCAACCTCTTCAACGAAGGGGCCATGAAAGACAAGGGGGGGAAGCTCCGATCAGGGAAACACTGGCGCAAGCTCTTCTCCGTTTTTCAGGTTGGAAAGTTAATGAACCGTTATACGATCCATTTTGCGGATCCGGAACATTATTAATCGAAGCAGCTCTTAGAGTTCGCAACGGCGGCTGGGTGAATTACCGAAGCCTTTCCCGATCCTCCATCTTTTCCCGACTATTCGGCTCCTTTAAACCGAGTGAGCAAACTTCGAAAGAAGCCGGTCCGATTTTATTCGGATCCGACGTATCGGAAGAAGCAATCGAGCTAGCTAAAGAAAACGCGAAGGAAGCCGGAGTTTCCGATTTAATTCGGTGGGATGTATTCCCCGCTCAATCCCCTCCCGAAGATTTCCCGTTCAAAAACGGAAAGATCGTAACGAATCCTCCTTACGGCGTAAGAATCGGCGACAAAGAAACCGTTGCGGAGCTATACGCGGAATGGGGAACGACACTCAAGGAAAGATTTAAGGAAACCGATGTAGCCCTCGTCGCGGGGGATCCTTCCCTACTAGGCAATCTGAAGTTAAAAGCTTCGAGAGAACAATCGGTTACGATTGCTAAGTTAAAG